Within Fusobacterium periodonticum ATCC 33693, the genomic segment AGAAAATTACTTCTTTATGTTCTTGTACTATACCTAAAAAGTTTTTAAAGATTTTAGAAAAATATGAAGATAATCCTTCTGCATTAAGAGAAGCTGGACTTGCTTATGCAATAGAACAAGTAGTTGATTTAGTTGCTTCTGATATCAATGGAATACATTTATACACAATGAATAGACCAGAAACTGCTAAGAAAATAATAGATGCAACAGGAATTATAAGAAAATAAGTATGAATTGAAATTAGAAATGAGGAAAATAATGTTTGAGTTTGAAAAAGAATTAAGAGAAAGAATATTAGTTTTAGATGGGGCAATGGGGACAGTTTTACAAAAATATGAATTAACACCAGAAGATTTTAATGGAGCAAAAGGTTGTTATGAAATATTAAATGAAACTAGACCTGACATAATTTTTGAAGTACATAAAAAATATATTGAAGCAGGAGCAGATATAATTGAAACTAATAGTTTTAACTGTAATGCTATATCTTTAAAAGACTATCATTTAGAAGATAAGGTTTATGACTTAGCAAAAAAATCAGCAGAAATTGCAAGAGATGCAGTTAAAGAAAGTGGAAAGAAAGTTTATGTATTTGGGGCAATAGGACCTACAAATAAGAGTTTATCTTTTCCAGTAGGAGATGTTCCTTATAAAAGAGCAGTTAGCTTTGATGAAATGAAAGAAGTTATAAAAGTTCAAGTTGCAGGACTTATAGATGGTGGAGTAGATGGAATTTTACTAGAAACTATCTTTGATGGTTTAACTGCAAAAGCAGCACTACTTGCAACAGAAGAAGTCTTTGAAGAAAAGAATGTAAAATTACCAATTTCAATTTCAGCTACTGTAAATAGACAAGGAAAATTACTAACAGGACAAAGTATAGAATCTTTAATAGTTGCTTTAGATAGAGATTCTGTAACTTCATTTGGATTTAACTGTTCATTTGGAGCTAAGGACTTAGTTCCACTTGTTATAAAAATAAAAGAATTAACAACAAAATTTGTATCATTACATGCTAATGCAGGTCTACCTAATCAAAATGGAGACTATGTTGAAACTGCACAAAAGATGAGAGATGATTTATTACCTCTTATAGAAAACCAAGCTATAAATATTCTAGGTGGTTGTTGTGGAACAAACTATGATCATATTAGAGCAATAGCTGAATTAGTGAAAGATCAAAAACCAAGAGTTTTACCAAAAGAAAATTTATTAGAAACTTGTCTATCTGGAAATGAAATATATAACTTTAATGATAAATTTACTTGTGTTGGAGAAAGAAATAATATATCTGGTTCAAAATTGTTTAGAACAATGATAGAAGAACATAACTATTTAAAAGCACTTGAAGTTGCAAGACAACAAATAGATGCAGGAGCAAAAGTTCTAGATATAAATGTTGATGATGGGATTTTAGATTCTGTTGAAGAAATGAAAAACTTCTTAAGAGTTTTACAAAATGATAGTTTCATAGCAAAAATTCCTATAATGATTGATTCATCTGATTTTGCCGTTATTGAAGAAGGACTAAAAAATACTTCTGGTAAGGCAATAGTAAACTCTATTAGTTTGAAAGAAGGAACTGAAGAATTTTTAAGAAAAGCTAAAATAATTAGAAATTTTGGTGCTTCAATAGTAGTAATGGCTTTTGATGAAAAAGGACAAGGAGTCAGTGCTGAAAGAAAAATTGAAATATGTCAAAGAGCTTATGATTTATTAAAAAGTATAGGAGTTAAAAATTCTGATATAGTATTTGACCCTAATATTTTAAGTGTTGGAACAGGGCAAGAAGCAGATCGTTACCATGCTAGAGAATTCATAAAGACTATTGACTATATACATGAAAATTTAAAAGGTTGTGGAGTAGTTGGTGGATTGAGTAACCTATCTTTTGCTTTTAGAGGAAATAATGTTTTAAGAGCAGCATTCCATCATATATTCTTGGAAGAAGCAGTGCCAAGAGGATTTAATTTTGCTATCTTAAATCCAAAAGAAAAAGCACCTCAATGGACAGATGAAGAAAGAGAAAAAATTAAATCTTTCATATTTGGAGATAGTACAGATATGGAAGCCTTACTTTCATTGAATCTGGTTAAGAGAAAAGAAGATGCACAAATATTTGCAGAAACTCCTGAAGATAAAATTAGAAAAGCATTGATTCAAGGTGGAAGTGAATCTTTACAAGAAGTTATTGGAGATTTATTAAAAAAATATAAGGCACTTGAAATCTTAGAAAATATATTGATGTCTGCAATGCAAGAAATAGGAAGACTATTTGAACAAGGGGAACTATATTTACCACAACTTATTCGTTCAGCTTCTGTTATGAATAACTGTGTTGATATCTTAACTCCATACTTAGATAAAGTTGATAAAGCTTCATCAAAAGGTAAAATTTTAATGGCTACTGTTGATGGAGATGTACATGATATAGGTAAAAATATTGTTGGAACAGTTTTAGAATGTAATGGATATGAAGTTATAGATTTGGGAGTTATGGTTCCAAGAGATAAAATTGTTGAAAAAGCTAAAGAAATAAATGCAGATGTAGTAACTTTAAGTGGACTTATAAGTCCCTCTTTAAAAGAGATGGAAAGAGTTGCAGATTTATTCCAAAAAGTTGGAATGCAAGTTCCTATATTAATTGCAGGAGCAGCAACTTCTAAGCTACATACAGGATTAAAAGTTTTACCTAATTATGATTACTCTTTGCATGTCACAGATGCTATGGATACTATAACAGTGGTATCACAATTGCTTTCTACAAAAAGAAAAGATTTTCTTGAAACAAAGCAAACTCAACTTCGTAAGATAGCTAAGAGATATATGGATAACAATAATGAAACTGAAGAGAAAAAAGTTTTCACTGAAGTTAAAAAGACAGTTAGCTATATTCCTAAAGTTTTAGGAAAACAATTCCTATCTTTACCTGTTGAAATTTTCAAGGATAATTTAAAATGGGATATTGCTCTATATGCTTTAAGAGTTAAAAACACTCCTGAAGAAGAAAAAACTTTAAGTGACTTAAAGAAAATCTATGAAAAATTAATAGAAGAAAAAGTTGAATTTAGAGCAGCTTATGGATATTTTAGATGTAAGAAGACTGAAACTTTCTTAGAGATGGAAGGAATGACTTTTGAAATTTCTCCTAATCTTGCTCAATATATAGAAAAAGAAGATTATGTTGGTGGTTTTGTAATTTCAGTAGGAAGTAAAATCTTTAAAGATGATAAATATTTAGGTTTACTAGAAACTTTACTATGTAATGCTATAGCAGAAACTGCCTCTGAATATATGGAAACTAGAGTATCAGAGGATATAGTACCAACATTCTTAAGACCAGCTGTTGGTTATCCAATTTTACCAGACCATTCATTGAAAAAAGTTGTTTTTGACTTGATTGATGGTGAAAGAACAGGAGCAAAATTAAGTCCTGCCTTCGCAATGACACCATTAAGTACAGTTTGTGGTTTCTATTTATGTAATGATAATGCTAAATATTAATAATAAAAATAAGAAATCTATTCATTTTATTGAATAGATTTCTTATTTTTTTAAATTTCTTTATTTTCATTATAACTATTAATAATCTGGACTGTATCTTTTATTATTTTACTTCCTAAATCTAAATATAACTTTTGATCCCCTATTATATAAAATTCTTCCTTTGCTCTTGTAGCAGCAACATTTAACATATTAGGTTCTTCAACAGCCCATTTCGCAGCTCCTTTACTTTTTTCATCTGCACCCAATACAAAATAAACTATTTTTGCCTCTTTCCCCTGAAATGTATGAACTGTTCCAATATTTGTGGCTTTATTATTTTCAAATTTAACAAAATTAATACTTTTTAATTCTTCTATAATGCGAGTAGCAATATTTTTAAAAG encodes:
- a CDS encoding homocysteine S-methyltransferase family protein, which encodes MFEFEKELRERILVLDGAMGTVLQKYELTPEDFNGAKGCYEILNETRPDIIFEVHKKYIEAGADIIETNSFNCNAISLKDYHLEDKVYDLAKKSAEIARDAVKESGKKVYVFGAIGPTNKSLSFPVGDVPYKRAVSFDEMKEVIKVQVAGLIDGGVDGILLETIFDGLTAKAALLATEEVFEEKNVKLPISISATVNRQGKLLTGQSIESLIVALDRDSVTSFGFNCSFGAKDLVPLVIKIKELTTKFVSLHANAGLPNQNGDYVETAQKMRDDLLPLIENQAINILGGCCGTNYDHIRAIAELVKDQKPRVLPKENLLETCLSGNEIYNFNDKFTCVGERNNISGSKLFRTMIEEHNYLKALEVARQQIDAGAKVLDINVDDGILDSVEEMKNFLRVLQNDSFIAKIPIMIDSSDFAVIEEGLKNTSGKAIVNSISLKEGTEEFLRKAKIIRNFGASIVVMAFDEKGQGVSAERKIEICQRAYDLLKSIGVKNSDIVFDPNILSVGTGQEADRYHAREFIKTIDYIHENLKGCGVVGGLSNLSFAFRGNNVLRAAFHHIFLEEAVPRGFNFAILNPKEKAPQWTDEEREKIKSFIFGDSTDMEALLSLNLVKRKEDAQIFAETPEDKIRKALIQGGSESLQEVIGDLLKKYKALEILENILMSAMQEIGRLFEQGELYLPQLIRSASVMNNCVDILTPYLDKVDKASSKGKILMATVDGDVHDIGKNIVGTVLECNGYEVIDLGVMVPRDKIVEKAKEINADVVTLSGLISPSLKEMERVADLFQKVGMQVPILIAGAATSKLHTGLKVLPNYDYSLHVTDAMDTITVVSQLLSTKRKDFLETKQTQLRKIAKRYMDNNNETEEKKVFTEVKKTVSYIPKVLGKQFLSLPVEIFKDNLKWDIALYALRVKNTPEEEKTLSDLKKIYEKLIEEKVEFRAAYGYFRCKKTETFLEMEGMTFEISPNLAQYIEKEDYVGGFVISVGSKIFKDDKYLGLLETLLCNAIAETASEYMETRVSEDIVPTFLRPAVGYPILPDHSLKKVVFDLIDGERTGAKLSPAFAMTPLSTVCGFYLCNDNAKY